One Candidatus Poribacteria bacterium genomic region harbors:
- a CDS encoding PEGA domain-containing protein, with amino-acid sequence MKQILVFSVFLIAVSLITVSSLYAQVVDATTWWLIVSPDVDTRSRSNLDSLVKLLKERGKVPSNHIHRIEGSECTREGMKVVLDDLGSEMGQGDRLIFYFRGFVTKPRRSNSIFFLTYGATPENLEAALQDRQLNGWFRELSPNKVIVILDGYTRDRNLMAYYGNRGMPGSGGFISIQRAALSTEDLLAKTLLGVLGADETDLDNNRQISIEELHISLTSNLAGRALRLMEGVLLSLGRVQEKIFLKLSPMLKVVTVPDGASVLFNGQEVGVTPHSLTDNLQQGTYNVEVSKPGYLIPPARSVEIEQVQGESINLSWDLDSIAVHGSVKAPDGVPLEGAAVWIDGTVYAQNPLYLKADGQYQLLANIANVTSQSGQSNKRVLESGKTYTLRAASDALYHAEANFTLAPHESVERNLILSKKTWFEVAQMQFDRNAYEEAIAAFQNGIEETIEFPPMSPEFTKLLFDSFSEVVDKVNVQNIAYVVVTAKLADRLNLQEESKVYWAQVKLQAAKGSTFHKLATERLRELNWGRRIINIGVLVLFIVLLISGGYAIRRALLRAKT; translated from the coding sequence ACGGTTTCGTCGTTATATGCTCAAGTTGTCGATGCGACGACTTGGTGGCTAATTGTGAGCCCTGATGTTGACACCCGTTCTCGAAGTAACCTCGATTCATTGGTCAAGTTACTCAAAGAGCGTGGAAAAGTCCCGTCGAATCACATCCACCGCATCGAAGGCAGCGAGTGCACCCGCGAGGGTATGAAGGTTGTCTTAGACGATCTTGGCAGTGAAATGGGACAGGGCGATCGCCTCATCTTCTACTTTCGTGGATTTGTCACGAAACCGAGAAGATCGAATTCAATTTTCTTCCTTACATATGGAGCAACGCCGGAAAATTTGGAGGCGGCGCTTCAAGACCGTCAACTAAACGGTTGGTTCCGTGAACTGTCCCCAAATAAAGTAATTGTCATCCTTGATGGTTACACCAGAGATCGGAATTTAATGGCTTACTACGGCAATCGTGGGATGCCTGGGTCCGGAGGATTCATATCGATTCAGCGTGCGGCTTTAAGTACAGAAGATCTGTTAGCGAAAACACTATTAGGCGTACTAGGAGCTGACGAAACGGACCTTGATAACAATCGGCAAATCTCTATTGAAGAACTTCACATCTCCCTTACCTCAAATTTGGCTGGACGTGCCTTGCGGCTTATGGAGGGGGTTCTGCTCTCACTAGGAAGGGTCCAAGAGAAGATTTTCCTAAAATTAAGCCCAATGCTCAAAGTTGTAACGGTGCCTGATGGCGCTTCTGTTCTCTTCAATGGCCAAGAGGTAGGCGTAACGCCGCACAGTCTTACTGATAACCTGCAACAGGGAACGTACAACGTAGAAGTCAGTAAACCGGGATATCTGATTCCACCCGCGCGTTCCGTGGAAATTGAACAGGTTCAGGGAGAGTCGATTAATCTTTCATGGGATTTGGATTCCATCGCCGTTCACGGCAGTGTCAAAGCTCCCGATGGCGTCCCTCTTGAGGGAGCAGCAGTGTGGATAGATGGAACGGTGTATGCACAGAATCCGCTATACCTCAAGGCAGATGGACAGTATCAACTGTTGGCTAATATAGCTAACGTTACATCTCAATCAGGTCAATCGAATAAAAGAGTGCTGGAATCGGGTAAAACGTACACTTTGCGCGCTGCAAGCGATGCACTCTATCACGCGGAGGCAAATTTTACACTCGCCCCACACGAATCCGTTGAGCGTAACCTGATCCTTAGCAAAAAGACGTGGTTTGAAGTTGCTCAGATGCAGTTCGATCGAAACGCGTACGAGGAAGCAATTGCCGCATTCCAAAATGGTATTGAGGAAACTATCGAATTTCCGCCGATGTCTCCGGAGTTTACCAAATTACTCTTCGACTCCTTTTCAGAGGTAGTGGATAAGGTAAACGTCCAAAACATCGCTTACGTCGTTGTAACAGCAAAACTAGCAGATAGACTTAATCTTCAAGAAGAATCCAAGGTTTACTGGGCGCAGGTAAAATTGCAGGCGGCAAAAGGTTCGACATTTCATAAACTCGCGACAGAGCGATTACGGGAGCTTAACTGGGGGCGTCGAATAATTAATATCGGTGTCTTGGTCTTATTTATTGTGCTGTTAATTTCTGGAGGATATGCTATTCGTAGGGCGCTTCTGCGTGCCAAAACGTAA
- a CDS encoding diadenylate cyclase, translated as MFFFGFKILGRAQHLHLINQQKNLRRQIQELEEKLNALTTEKDELEARHQAEKSALNHQLETLRQTAQDHEELQQRIAEDMESVTREFGLSSKQIETLWADRLDLVDLYIDKLYSLAKDFGCANREMRKNRGLFLLLIDRRNMDQDNFSEFHDGQIEHLTDEQYQGINQLPQIFSPKIDEIFSYMGEKVILKDKSGEITGHEERDGAILIDLSGLAFRSRVMVEGVRTHRVFDRVERLHKGSARHNAAIYASSLDEVMVSIVISEETSEVTLFRDGRFIESYDPYTDQGTLREEKVVPMKRKAPSEESVDIEIEEEETTT; from the coding sequence ATGTTCTTTTTTGGCTTTAAGATCTTAGGTCGCGCACAACACCTGCATCTGATTAATCAGCAGAAGAATCTGCGTCGCCAGATCCAAGAGCTTGAGGAAAAACTCAACGCTCTGACAACAGAGAAGGATGAGCTTGAGGCTCGTCATCAGGCGGAAAAATCAGCACTCAATCACCAGTTGGAAACCCTCCGGCAGACGGCGCAGGACCATGAAGAGCTGCAGCAGCGCATTGCGGAAGATATGGAGAGTGTGACCAGAGAGTTTGGACTGAGTTCAAAGCAAATTGAGACACTCTGGGCGGATCGATTAGATCTAGTTGATCTGTATATTGATAAACTGTACTCGCTCGCAAAGGACTTCGGGTGCGCTAACCGGGAGATGAGAAAAAATCGTGGATTGTTCTTATTGCTGATAGACCGCCGAAATATGGATCAGGATAACTTCTCGGAATTCCACGATGGCCAAATCGAACACTTAACAGACGAGCAGTATCAGGGGATTAATCAGCTTCCGCAGATCTTTTCTCCTAAAATTGACGAGATATTCAGCTACATGGGGGAAAAGGTCATATTAAAGGACAAAAGCGGTGAGATTACTGGACATGAAGAACGGGATGGGGCAATATTAATAGATTTGAGTGGGCTTGCCTTTAGATCTCGCGTCATGGTTGAAGGCGTACGAACCCATCGTGTATTCGACAGAGTGGAACGTTTACACAAGGGAAGTGCAAGACATAATGCTGCAATTTACGCTTCGTCGCTTGATGAGGTCATGGTGTCAATTGTGATTAGCGAGGAGACCAGTGAGGTCACACTTTTCCGGGATGGGCGCTTTATAGAAAGCTATGATCCCTACACAGATCAAGGAACGTTGCGTGAAGAAAAAGTGGTGCCCATGAAGCGTAAAGCACCTTCGGAAGAATCAGTAGATATAGAAAT